From a single Pseudalkalibacillus hwajinpoensis genomic region:
- the pnpS gene encoding two-component system histidine kinase PnpS — protein sequence MKRFRSRFLNAQFVILFFVFIIMVVFLGNLFEGILFEGANPEALSNMWLILIFSFATAFLLIIFINLRISNQLTKPLEGALKVANELASGNFRARTYEYKLDETGQLSHALNILARNLQNMTASYEMQQNRLMTLIENMDSGLVLIDPKGYINLVNRFYKETFQVDSDDYLDVLYYEALPYQEIVRLVEETLLTEQTVRKQVELQVGIEMRHFDVSGAPILDQDNKLKGVVLVFHDITELKKLEQMRKDFVANVSHELKTPVTSLKGFAETLLDGAMENQAFRTRFLNIILDESDRLQSLIQDLLDLSKMEQKHFSLNWQDVELKELIADCILLTQSKAEKKSIEVTVDYDGDLKVKGDSNRLKQVFLNLIANSLTYTPEKGKVAISVKEKSGAVAFVISDNGIGIKKEELPRIFERFYRVDKARSRNSGGTGLGLAIVKHLVEAHNGKIEVESEVGQGTTFKITLLKNRLF from the coding sequence ATGAAACGGTTTCGTTCGCGTTTTTTAAACGCTCAGTTCGTTATTCTCTTCTTTGTATTCATTATAATGGTTGTGTTTCTGGGCAATTTATTTGAAGGGATCTTATTTGAGGGAGCGAATCCAGAAGCTTTATCTAATATGTGGCTCATCTTAATTTTCTCATTTGCAACAGCTTTTTTACTTATTATTTTTATCAACCTACGTATTTCAAATCAGTTAACAAAGCCACTTGAAGGAGCTCTTAAAGTGGCGAATGAGCTAGCTTCTGGAAATTTTAGGGCAAGGACTTATGAGTATAAGCTCGATGAAACTGGGCAATTGAGTCATGCATTAAATATTCTGGCAAGGAATTTACAAAACATGACAGCTTCTTACGAAATGCAGCAAAATCGATTGATGACATTGATTGAAAACATGGATAGTGGATTGGTTTTAATTGATCCCAAGGGGTACATCAATCTGGTTAATCGTTTTTATAAAGAAACGTTTCAAGTTGATTCAGATGATTATCTAGATGTTCTTTATTATGAGGCTCTTCCATATCAAGAAATAGTGCGTCTCGTCGAAGAGACGCTTCTCACCGAACAAACGGTTCGAAAACAGGTTGAACTACAGGTAGGTATAGAAATGCGTCACTTCGACGTTTCTGGTGCGCCTATATTGGATCAGGATAATAAATTAAAAGGTGTCGTTCTTGTGTTTCACGATATTACTGAACTCAAAAAACTCGAGCAAATGCGAAAGGATTTCGTTGCCAATGTTTCACACGAATTAAAAACTCCTGTGACTTCGCTAAAGGGTTTTGCTGAGACGCTGTTAGATGGTGCAATGGAAAATCAAGCATTCCGCACGCGGTTTCTAAATATAATTCTTGATGAGAGTGATCGTCTACAAAGCTTGATTCAAGATCTTTTGGATTTATCCAAAATGGAACAAAAGCATTTCTCTTTAAACTGGCAGGATGTTGAGTTAAAAGAACTTATTGCGGATTGTATCCTTTTGACTCAGAGTAAAGCAGAAAAAAAGAGCATAGAGGTAACGGTTGATTATGATGGGGATCTCAAGGTAAAAGGTGATAGTAATCGATTAAAACAGGTTTTTCTGAATTTGATCGCAAATAGCCTTACATATACACCTGAAAAAGGAAAAGTTGCTATATCGGTCAAAGAAAAAAGTGGAGCGGTTGCCTTTGTTATTTCAGATAATGGAATTGGAATAAAAAAGGAAGAATTACCTCGGATTTTTGAACGTTTCTATCGAGTGGATAAAGCTAGAAGCAGGAATTCAGGGGGGACCGGACTCGGTCTTGCTATAGTAAAGCACCTTGTGGAGGCCCATAATGGAAAAATAGAAGTAGAAAGTGAAGTGGGTCAGGGTACAACCTTTAAAATCACCCTGCTAAAAAATCGCTTATTTTAA
- the polA gene encoding DNA polymerase I — protein MKNKLVLIDGNSIAYRAFFALPLLNNDKGVYTNAVLGFTTMLLKIIENESPTHMLVAFDAGKTTFRHNTYTEYKGGRQKTPSELSEQFPVIREVLDAFKIKRYEIKNYEADDIIGTVSQVASKEDWDVKIFSGDKDLLQLVSDQVHVALTRKGITDIDTYDPAFLNEKYGLTPDQIIDMKALMGDNSDNIPGVPGVGEKTALKLLKQFGTVEAVYESLDDVSGKKLKEKLEENHDKAMMSKELVTIYKETPLDLEIKDLAYSGYNVEPVSAIFKELGFKQLLTRIGGESNEVEEIDELKFDTLEEIEEHHLVSPSALIVEVMEENYHNAEIQGFSLVNEKGNFYIPTELAMSSESFKTFLEDSSKKKWVFDAKRAVVALGWKGIALKGITFDLVIASYLLNPSESTHDLSAISRREGFSIVSSDEAVYGKGAKRKLPEELELSDHLVRKSYAVYQLKETLEEQLRNNKQFELFQDLEMPLTLVLGEMETKGVSVDTRYLEKMGEELNKKLSTIEARIFELAEAEFNINSPKQLGEVLFDKLQLPVVKKTKTGYSTSADVLEKLESKHEVIPEILLYRQLGKLNSTYIEGLLKVIYSDTGKIHTRFNQALTQTGRLSSTDPNLQNIPIRLEEGRRIRRAFIPSSEKWVMFAADYSQIELRVLAHIAQDENLSEAFQNGEDIHTKTGMNVFGVSKGDVTSDMRRHAKAVNFGIVYGISDYGLSQSIGISRKEAGEFIDRYLESFPGVKRYMEDVVTQAKEDGFVSTLLQRRRYLPEINSRNFNQRSFAERTAMNTPIQGTAADIIKLAMVQMDTRLKEDNLKTRMLLQVHDELIFEAPEEEIETLKRIVPEVMEAAIKLDVPLKVDYEYGSTWYDAK, from the coding sequence ATGAAAAACAAACTGGTATTAATTGACGGTAACAGCATCGCATATCGTGCATTCTTTGCATTACCGCTGCTAAACAATGATAAAGGTGTTTACACAAACGCTGTGCTTGGTTTTACAACAATGCTTTTAAAAATCATCGAAAACGAATCGCCAACGCATATGCTCGTTGCTTTTGATGCAGGTAAAACGACATTTCGACATAATACGTATACAGAATACAAAGGTGGTCGCCAAAAAACGCCATCTGAACTAAGTGAGCAATTTCCAGTTATTCGTGAAGTTCTTGATGCTTTTAAGATTAAACGATACGAAATCAAAAACTATGAAGCTGATGATATTATTGGGACAGTGTCTCAGGTAGCAAGTAAAGAAGATTGGGACGTAAAGATCTTCTCAGGGGACAAAGACTTACTTCAGCTCGTTTCCGATCAAGTACACGTTGCGCTAACGAGAAAAGGGATAACAGATATTGATACATACGATCCTGCGTTCCTAAACGAGAAGTATGGGCTTACTCCTGATCAAATCATCGATATGAAAGCGCTGATGGGGGATAATTCCGATAACATCCCCGGTGTTCCCGGAGTTGGTGAGAAGACTGCTTTAAAACTTCTGAAGCAATTTGGAACGGTAGAAGCGGTGTATGAATCGCTTGATGACGTATCGGGTAAAAAGCTGAAGGAAAAGCTTGAAGAGAACCATGACAAGGCAATGATGAGCAAAGAACTCGTTACAATTTATAAAGAAACACCGCTCGATCTTGAGATAAAAGACCTTGCCTACAGTGGGTATAATGTTGAACCTGTCTCCGCAATATTCAAAGAGCTTGGGTTTAAGCAGCTTCTAACTCGTATTGGTGGTGAAAGTAACGAAGTAGAGGAGATTGATGAATTAAAGTTCGATACCCTTGAAGAAATTGAAGAACATCATCTCGTCAGTCCATCCGCTCTTATTGTAGAAGTAATGGAAGAGAATTATCATAATGCGGAAATTCAAGGATTTTCGTTAGTGAATGAAAAAGGTAATTTTTACATCCCAACTGAACTTGCGATGTCCTCTGAGTCATTTAAAACGTTCCTTGAAGACTCAAGCAAGAAAAAGTGGGTCTTTGATGCGAAGCGAGCTGTTGTGGCCCTGGGATGGAAGGGAATTGCGCTAAAAGGGATTACTTTTGATTTAGTCATAGCATCTTATTTGCTCAATCCATCAGAGTCTACGCATGATTTATCTGCTATATCCAGACGTGAAGGATTTTCAATCGTTTCATCAGATGAAGCCGTTTATGGCAAAGGTGCAAAGCGTAAGCTGCCTGAGGAGCTGGAGCTCTCTGATCATCTTGTAAGAAAGTCTTATGCTGTGTATCAGTTAAAAGAAACGCTTGAAGAACAGCTTCGAAATAATAAGCAGTTCGAGCTGTTCCAGGATCTTGAAATGCCACTCACTCTTGTTCTTGGAGAAATGGAAACAAAAGGCGTTTCTGTAGACACACGATACCTCGAGAAGATGGGGGAGGAGTTAAATAAGAAGCTAAGTACCATTGAAGCTCGTATTTTTGAGCTAGCTGAAGCAGAATTTAACATTAACTCTCCTAAGCAGCTTGGAGAAGTTCTATTTGATAAACTTCAATTACCAGTTGTGAAAAAAACGAAGACTGGATACTCAACTTCTGCTGATGTGCTAGAAAAGCTTGAGAGTAAGCATGAGGTAATCCCGGAAATTCTTCTATACCGCCAACTTGGAAAGTTGAATTCCACTTACATTGAAGGTCTTCTTAAAGTTATTTATTCTGATACAGGTAAAATCCATACGAGATTTAACCAGGCCCTTACGCAAACCGGCAGACTTAGTTCAACAGATCCTAACTTGCAAAACATCCCAATTCGTCTTGAAGAAGGTCGAAGAATACGTCGTGCGTTTATACCTTCTTCAGAAAAGTGGGTCATGTTTGCGGCCGATTATTCTCAAATCGAATTACGTGTACTTGCTCATATTGCACAGGATGAAAACTTGAGTGAAGCATTCCAAAATGGTGAAGACATTCATACGAAAACGGGAATGAATGTGTTTGGGGTTTCCAAAGGGGATGTAACGTCAGATATGAGAAGACACGCGAAAGCTGTTAACTTTGGAATTGTCTACGGGATAAGTGATTACGGCCTTTCTCAAAGCATAGGCATTTCAAGAAAAGAAGCGGGAGAGTTTATTGATCGCTATCTTGAAAGTTTCCCTGGTGTAAAAAGGTACATGGAGGATGTCGTTACACAGGCAAAAGAAGATGGGTTTGTCTCAACGTTATTGCAACGGAGACGATATCTGCCTGAAATTAATTCAAGAAACTTTAATCAGCGTAGTTTTGCAGAACGTACGGCGATGAATACACCAATTCAGGGAACAGCGGCAGATATCATTAAGCTAGCTATGGTCCAAATGGATACAAGACTTAAAGAAGATAACCTGAAGACAAGAATGCTGCTTCAAGTACACGATGAACTTATTTTTGAAGCGCCTGAAGAAGAAATCGAAACGTTAAAACGTATTGTGCCTGAAGTGATGGAAGCAGCGATCAAACTTGATGTACCATTAAAGGTTGATTATGAATATGGCTCCACCTGGTATGATGCGAAGTAG
- the mutM gene encoding DNA-formamidopyrimidine glycosylase: protein MPELPEVETVKRTLQKLIVGKKITDVIVKWPKIIKRPDDIEEFRMKVIGQSFKSVERRGKFLKLILEEDVIVSHLRMEGKYRVAQTEDESDHHTHVFFTFDDGTELRYHDVRKFGTMHLFPIGTEEDVLPLAKLGQEPFSSAFTVDVLRKGFQKTSRKVKTVLLDQTLVVGLGNIYVDEALFKAFIHPERLASTLDDQELQLLHTEIINTLKQAVDKGGSTIRSYVNSQGKVGTYQDNLFVYGRSGLACKACSTLLEKKVVGGRGTTFCPTCQVSF from the coding sequence ATGCCTGAGTTACCAGAAGTTGAAACAGTCAAACGAACGCTCCAGAAATTAATTGTTGGAAAGAAAATTACGGATGTCATTGTAAAATGGCCCAAAATCATTAAGAGACCAGACGATATAGAAGAATTCAGAATGAAAGTTATTGGACAATCGTTTAAAAGTGTGGAACGAAGAGGAAAATTTTTGAAACTTATACTGGAAGAAGACGTAATTGTTTCCCACTTGCGTATGGAAGGGAAATATCGTGTAGCTCAAACAGAAGATGAATCGGATCATCATACACACGTTTTCTTTACTTTTGATGACGGTACTGAGCTTCGTTATCATGACGTGCGCAAATTTGGTACAATGCATCTTTTTCCTATTGGAACAGAAGAAGATGTATTACCTCTTGCAAAGCTCGGTCAAGAACCTTTTTCTTCAGCTTTTACTGTAGATGTTTTGAGAAAAGGATTTCAAAAGACAAGCAGAAAAGTAAAAACTGTCCTGCTTGATCAGACGCTTGTTGTGGGGCTTGGGAATATTTATGTTGATGAAGCGTTGTTCAAGGCGTTTATCCATCCTGAACGTTTAGCTTCAACACTGGACGACCAAGAACTTCAGCTCTTACACACTGAGATTATAAACACACTAAAGCAGGCTGTTGATAAAGGCGGGAGCACAATCCGTTCCTATGTGAATAGCCAGGGGAAAGTCGGTACTTACCAGGACAATCTTTTTGTATACGGACGATCCGGTCTTGCGTGTAAAGCATGCAGCACCCTGCTTGAGAAAAAGGTTGTTGGTGGACGAGGGACAACTTTTTGTCCAACTTGTCAGGTGAGTTTTTAA
- the ytaF gene encoding sporulation membrane protein YtaF: MHWVSLFFLAFAVSIDGFGVGLTYGLRRMRIPFKSILILSICSAVSMLIAMGLGSMLQLWISDIVAQRIGGAILIALGGWVLYQMIRNNKEGEKIISDRTLLHFEIRSIGVVISILRKPTTADFDDSGTITGIEAIMLGAALSLDAFGAGVGASMIGYPPIGTSLLIACMSSFFVLIGLKFGNIASNIKWMDKLAYLPGCLLIILGFMRM; the protein is encoded by the coding sequence ATGCACTGGGTTTCTCTTTTTTTCTTAGCATTTGCTGTAAGTATCGATGGTTTTGGGGTCGGCTTAACGTATGGATTACGAAGGATGAGAATTCCTTTTAAGTCAATTCTTATTTTATCTATTTGCTCGGCGGTCTCCATGTTAATCGCAATGGGACTTGGATCCATGCTCCAACTCTGGATATCAGATATAGTGGCTCAGAGAATCGGAGGAGCTATTCTTATTGCTCTAGGTGGCTGGGTATTGTATCAAATGATTCGGAATAACAAAGAAGGAGAGAAAATAATTTCAGATCGTACTCTCCTCCATTTTGAAATTCGATCAATCGGGGTCGTCATTAGTATTTTGAGAAAGCCTACAACGGCTGATTTTGATGATTCTGGTACCATAACTGGCATCGAAGCGATTATGTTAGGGGCGGCCCTTTCTCTTGATGCATTTGGGGCAGGTGTTGGTGCCTCTATGATCGGTTATCCACCAATTGGAACGTCACTATTGATTGCCTGTATGAGTTCGTTCTTTGTCTTGATTGGACTCAAGTTTGGAAACATAGCTTCTAATATTAAATGGATGGATAAATTAGCTTATTTACCAGGTTGTTTATTAATTATTCTAGGATTTATGAGAATGTAG
- the coaE gene encoding dephospho-CoA kinase (Dephospho-CoA kinase (CoaE) performs the final step in coenzyme A biosynthesis.), with the protein MDIGLTGGIASGKSTIADMIRKYNIPIVDADVIARQVVEPGESTLKEIFRLFGSEMEAEDGGLDRKRLGSVVFENEEKRVLLNSILHPTIRKRMLDEVTSYKKQGYPHVVLDIPLLFESKLTHMVEKTLLAYVDGETQLKRLMNRDGSSEQEASKRIQSQMSIEEKKALADAVIDNTGTRERTEEQLNSLLKNWKVI; encoded by the coding sequence TTGGATATTGGGCTAACCGGTGGAATAGCTAGCGGAAAAAGTACGATTGCGGATATGATAAGAAAATACAATATACCAATTGTTGATGCAGATGTGATTGCAAGACAGGTGGTTGAACCTGGTGAGTCTACGCTTAAGGAGATATTTCGTTTATTCGGATCAGAAATGGAAGCAGAAGACGGTGGACTTGATCGTAAAAGGTTGGGGTCAGTTGTATTTGAAAATGAAGAAAAACGCGTTCTGCTAAATAGTATCCTTCATCCAACCATTCGTAAGCGAATGTTAGATGAAGTCACTTCTTATAAAAAACAGGGTTATCCTCATGTTGTGCTCGATATACCTCTGTTATTTGAAAGTAAACTAACTCACATGGTTGAGAAAACGTTACTTGCATATGTAGACGGGGAAACACAGCTGAAAAGATTAATGAATCGAGATGGAAGTTCAGAGCAGGAAGCTTCTAAGCGCATCCAATCTCAAATGTCGATTGAAGAAAAAAAAGCTTTGGCTGATGCCGTTATTGATAATACCGGTACGAGGGAACGAACCGAAGAACAGCTTAACTCACTTCTCAAGAACTGGAAAGTAATTTAG
- a CDS encoding glyceraldehyde-3-phosphate dehydrogenase yields MNSRVAINGFGRIGRMVFRKAMMEENLEVVAINASYPPETLSHLIKYDSIHGTFDGDVTPCENGIKINNKKIIVLNNRDPKNLPWKEMGIDVVIEATGKFRSREEAGYHLDAGAKKVIITAPGKNEDLTIVMGINESEYNSEKHHVLSNASCTTNCLAPVVQVLDKAFGIVSGMMTTVHAYTNDQKNIDNPHKDLRRARACGQSIIPTSTGAAKAISKVLPHLEGKLNGMSLRVPTPNVSLVDLVVDLKKEVTVEQVNDALKAASEGPLRGILAYSDEPLVSIDYNGNDHSSIIDGLSTMVVENKKVKVLAWYDNEWGYSCRVVDMAKYVGERIPGRLKVSV; encoded by the coding sequence ATGAACTCAAGAGTAGCGATTAATGGCTTTGGAAGAATTGGGCGTATGGTATTTAGAAAGGCAATGATGGAAGAAAACTTGGAAGTTGTAGCAATTAACGCTAGCTATCCGCCGGAAACGCTCAGCCATTTAATTAAATATGATAGCATTCATGGTACATTTGATGGGGACGTTACGCCTTGTGAAAATGGAATTAAGATAAATAATAAAAAAATAATTGTCCTAAACAACCGTGATCCAAAGAACCTCCCGTGGAAGGAGATGGGAATTGATGTCGTTATTGAAGCGACTGGGAAATTCCGTTCTCGTGAAGAAGCCGGATACCATTTAGACGCAGGTGCTAAAAAAGTGATCATTACGGCACCGGGGAAAAATGAGGATCTTACAATTGTCATGGGTATTAATGAAAGCGAATACAATAGCGAAAAACATCACGTTTTGTCAAATGCATCCTGTACAACGAATTGTTTGGCGCCTGTCGTGCAGGTGCTTGATAAAGCCTTTGGTATTGTATCAGGTATGATGACAACAGTGCATGCATATACAAATGATCAGAAAAATATCGATAATCCACATAAAGATTTAAGAAGAGCGCGGGCCTGTGGTCAGTCTATTATCCCGACTTCTACTGGGGCAGCGAAAGCCATTTCAAAAGTGTTGCCTCATCTTGAAGGTAAATTGAACGGCATGTCACTTCGAGTACCGACACCGAATGTGTCGCTTGTTGACCTTGTAGTTGATTTAAAGAAAGAAGTGACGGTTGAACAGGTAAATGATGCTTTGAAAGCAGCTTCTGAAGGACCGTTACGCGGAATTCTTGCCTATTCTGATGAGCCGCTTGTCTCCATTGATTATAATGGAAATGACCATTCGTCGATTATTGACGGGCTTTCAACGATGGTAGTAGAGAACAAGAAAGTTAAAGTGCTTGCATGGTATGACAATGAGTGGGGATATTCTTGCCGTGTGGTTGATATGGCAAAGTATGTGGGTGAGAGAATTCCCGGGAGGCTGAAGGTTAGCGTTTAA
- the speD gene encoding adenosylmethionine decarboxylase, translating to MDTMGRHVIAELWGCDIEKLNNMKFIEETFVEAALKSGAEVREVAFHKFAPQGVSGVVIISESHLTIHSFPEHGYASIDVYTCGDLDPNVAANYIADALMADTRENIELPRGMGPVKPKVREEQSAFTS from the coding sequence ATGGATACAATGGGACGACACGTCATTGCTGAACTATGGGGCTGTGACATTGAAAAACTTAACAACATGAAATTTATTGAAGAAACGTTTGTAGAAGCTGCTTTAAAATCTGGTGCAGAGGTTCGAGAAGTTGCTTTTCATAAATTCGCACCACAGGGAGTTAGTGGTGTCGTTATTATTTCTGAATCGCATCTAACTATTCACAGCTTTCCTGAGCATGGTTATGCAAGCATCGATGTTTATACATGCGGTGATCTTGACCCGAACGTTGCGGCTAACTATATTGCGGATGCGCTTATGGCAGACACTCGTGAGAATATTGAACTTCCACGTGGTATGGGCCCTGTTAAACCTAAAGTTAGAGAAGAGCAGTCAGCGTTTACTTCATAA
- the ltrA gene encoding group II intron reverse transcriptase/maturase, translating to MLEKILHRNNLNEAYRRVVRNKGSHGVDHIPTSELKSQISESWNEIEAQLLDGTYQPSPVRRVEIPKPNGGKRKLGIPTAMDRFIQQAINLYLQRIYDPSFSNSSYGFRPGKRAHDAVRKAQEYVNDGYRWVVDIDLEKFFDRVHHDRLMRTLSCRVKDGRILRIIRRYLQAGVMENGLTQTNQAGTPQGSPLSPLLSNIVLNELDKELESRGIRFVRYADDCQIYVGSRRAAERILRNISQFIKKKLKLKVNKEKSAIDRPWKRTFLGFSFTLHRDSKIRVAKQSIQRAKQELRRLTSRKWSLAMSDRIKKLNKFIVGWRNYFQLAETTSTFRELMAWLRRRLRMIRWKEWKTPKTRRKELLSLGVTKAKAFEWSNTRKGYWRIASSPILHRTFNDKYWRQLGLKSLEAR from the coding sequence ATGTTGGAAAAGATACTTCATCGGAACAATTTAAACGAAGCCTATCGACGAGTGGTCCGAAACAAAGGGAGTCACGGCGTTGATCACATTCCCACGTCTGAACTGAAATCCCAGATCTCGGAGTCCTGGAATGAGATTGAAGCCCAACTTCTGGATGGAACCTATCAACCGTCACCCGTCCGTCGTGTCGAAATCCCGAAACCGAACGGAGGCAAACGAAAGCTAGGCATTCCAACCGCCATGGATCGCTTCATCCAACAAGCTATCAACCTTTATCTTCAACGGATCTACGATCCGTCGTTTTCCAACTCAAGCTACGGGTTCCGACCAGGAAAACGAGCACACGATGCGGTCCGAAAAGCCCAAGAATATGTCAATGACGGATACCGGTGGGTGGTGGATATCGATCTGGAGAAATTCTTTGATCGCGTTCACCACGACCGACTAATGCGCACATTGAGTTGTCGGGTTAAGGACGGTCGCATCCTTCGAATCATTCGGAGATACCTACAAGCTGGGGTTATGGAGAACGGCCTAACACAGACGAACCAAGCAGGGACACCGCAAGGAAGTCCTTTAAGTCCACTTCTATCAAATATCGTGTTAAATGAACTGGATAAGGAATTGGAGTCAAGAGGTATTCGTTTCGTTCGATACGCCGACGATTGTCAGATTTACGTAGGCTCAAGAAGAGCAGCCGAACGAATCCTTCGAAATATCAGCCAGTTTATCAAGAAGAAATTAAAACTAAAAGTTAATAAGGAAAAGAGTGCGATTGACCGCCCGTGGAAACGAACGTTCCTTGGGTTTAGTTTCACGCTCCACCGAGACTCGAAAATCAGGGTCGCGAAACAATCAATCCAACGAGCAAAACAGGAACTTCGACGCTTAACATCACGAAAGTGGAGTTTAGCGATGTCCGATCGAATCAAGAAATTAAACAAATTCATTGTAGGGTGGCGAAACTATTTCCAGCTCGCTGAAACGACATCAACTTTTAGAGAATTAATGGCATGGTTGAGAAGGAGATTACGAATGATCCGGTGGAAGGAATGGAAAACACCTAAAACAAGAAGGAAAGAACTCCTTTCATTAGGTGTTACAAAAGCGAAAGCTTTTGAATGGAGCAACACAAGAAAAGGCTACTGGCGAATTGCCAGTAGCCCGATCCTCCATCGTACCTTCAATGACAAGTATTGGCGTCAGTTAGGATTAAAATCGTTAGAAGCACGTTAG
- the nrdR gene encoding transcriptional regulator NrdR: protein MRCPNCNHNGTRVLDSRPVHESRSIRRRRECESCTYRFTTFETVEEIPLIVVKKEGTREEFSRDKILRGLIKACEKRPVPLETLETIVNEIERDLRNQGASEISSDVVGELVMDHLAKVDEVAYVRFASVYRQFKDINVFIRELKELINRAE from the coding sequence ATGCGCTGTCCCAACTGCAATCATAATGGTACAAGAGTGCTTGATTCCAGACCGGTTCACGAAAGCCGATCCATCCGCAGGCGCCGGGAATGTGAGTCCTGTACGTATCGTTTTACGACATTTGAAACAGTTGAAGAAATACCTCTCATTGTAGTGAAAAAAGAGGGAACCAGAGAAGAGTTTAGCAGGGATAAGATTCTTAGGGGTTTAATAAAAGCCTGTGAAAAAAGACCTGTACCGCTTGAGACTCTTGAAACGATTGTCAATGAAATCGAACGGGATCTCCGTAATCAGGGTGCATCAGAAATCAGTAGTGATGTTGTTGGTGAACTCGTGATGGATCATCTGGCAAAAGTCGATGAAGTAGCTTATGTTCGTTTTGCTTCCGTTTATCGTCAATTCAAGGATATAAATGTGTTTATACGGGAGTTGAAAGAACTAATTAACAGAGCGGAGTAA
- a CDS encoding replication initiation and membrane attachment family protein — protein sequence MHWKELLPVDTLQVEAAGLLHEYDRQVLTLLYQPLIGAEAYSLYMTLWSAHEQRENIATSMTHHNLLIMMRWDLKKVLEERRKLEGIGLLKTLLKNGDDPRHFTYELQPPLTPELFFNDGVLNIYLFNRLGRNRYNDLKQYFTVEKSDLTEYSDITASFNEVYDSLHPSEMASLNSEEDLRAGENIEKRNENKGLVFTSSQFDFDVMNQHISDMIVSDRMLTNSVKKTIERLAFVYKIEPYEMGRIVEQAAIHHEELSNDLLRKEVSSWFALENRGKVPALQYRRQPASLQEFHTKEPTTEEEKAAQRYEQMTPYDILQRAAEGGKPSEADMKMVERIMDEQKLTPGVMNVLLDFILETQDKKLSKNYVEKFASHWARSKVKTVREAMNLAIKELEQPSKKKTGKQGNQGNPTRAARKDKVPEWISDQKEPDMSKEERSEKQDQLKKMLSKYKK from the coding sequence ATGCATTGGAAAGAACTGCTTCCTGTTGATACGCTTCAGGTTGAGGCGGCAGGACTACTGCATGAATATGATAGGCAAGTCCTTACACTATTGTATCAGCCCCTGATAGGTGCTGAAGCTTACAGCCTTTATATGACGCTATGGAGCGCTCATGAGCAACGGGAGAATATTGCAACAAGCATGACCCATCATAATTTATTGATTATGATGAGATGGGACTTAAAGAAGGTACTAGAAGAACGGCGAAAGCTAGAAGGAATTGGTTTGCTCAAAACGTTATTAAAAAACGGAGACGATCCAAGGCACTTTACGTATGAGCTTCAACCCCCACTGACGCCTGAACTCTTCTTTAATGATGGTGTCCTTAATATCTATTTATTCAATCGACTCGGTCGTAACCGATACAATGACTTGAAGCAGTACTTTACAGTTGAAAAATCAGATCTGACTGAGTACAGTGACATTACCGCATCGTTTAATGAAGTCTATGATTCCCTTCATCCTTCAGAGATGGCTTCACTGAATAGTGAAGAAGACCTTCGTGCTGGTGAGAATATTGAGAAGCGGAATGAAAATAAAGGACTTGTTTTTACTTCGTCTCAATTTGACTTTGACGTGATGAATCAGCATATCTCTGATATGATTGTATCAGATCGAATGTTAACAAATTCCGTCAAGAAAACCATTGAACGACTTGCTTTTGTGTATAAAATTGAGCCATATGAAATGGGACGAATTGTTGAACAGGCTGCCATTCATCATGAGGAGCTCTCAAATGACCTGCTTCGAAAAGAGGTTAGCAGTTGGTTTGCCCTTGAAAATCGAGGGAAAGTCCCTGCACTTCAATATAGAAGGCAGCCAGCATCTCTTCAGGAATTTCATACGAAAGAACCGACAACAGAAGAAGAAAAAGCTGCTCAGAGGTATGAACAGATGACACCGTATGACATCCTTCAACGTGCTGCAGAGGGCGGGAAACCATCTGAGGCAGATATGAAAATGGTCGAGCGGATCATGGATGAGCAAAAACTAACGCCAGGTGTGATGAATGTTCTTCTTGATTTTATACTTGAAACACAGGACAAGAAGCTTTCCAAAAACTATGTGGAAAAGTTTGCGAGTCATTGGGCAAGATCAAAGGTGAAAACTGTAAGAGAAGCCATGAATCTTGCGATAAAAGAACTCGAGCAGCCTTCTAAGAAGAAAACAGGCAAACAAGGGAACCAGGGAAATCCAACAAGAGCAGCAAGGAAAGATAAAGTGCCTGAATGGATTTCCGATCAGAAAGAACCTGATATGTCAAAAGAAGAGCGTTCAGAAAAACAGGACCAGCTCAAGAAGATGCTGAGCAAATACAAAAAATAA